From the genome of Indicator indicator isolate 239-I01 chromosome 17, UM_Iind_1.1, whole genome shotgun sequence, one region includes:
- the LOC128972772 gene encoding chloride intracellular channel protein 2-like isoform X2: MALTMPLNGRQDNTKEPEIELFVKAGLDGENIGNCPFCQRLFMVLWLKGVKFNVTTVDMTRKPEELKDLAPGTNPPFLLFNKELKTDFIKIEEFLEQTLGPPTYPHLSPKYKESFDVGSDIFAKFSAYIKNPRKEANSTFEKALLREFQRLDVYLNTPLPEEIDQDSVEDITVSKRKFLDGDHLTLADCNLLPKLHIIKIAAKKYRDFEIPAGMTGVWRYLNNAYACDEFSHTCPADEEIEYTYASVARKMT, encoded by the exons ATGGCCCTCACAATGCCATTAA ACGGTCGACAGGACAACACCAAGGAGCCCGAGATCGAGCTCTTCGTGAAG GCTGGTCTGGACGGAGAAAACATTGGAAACTGCCCCTTCTGCCAGCGGCTCTTCATGGTGCTGTGGCTCAAAGGGGTCAAGTTCAATGTCACCACAGTGGACATGACCAG GAAACCTGAAGAGTTGAAAGATTTAGCTCCAGGCACCAACCCACCTTTCTTGCTGTTCAACAAAGAGCTGAAAACAGACTTCATTAAGATTGAGGAGTTCCTGGAGCAGACCCTGGGCCCACCCAC GTATCCACACCTGAGCCCTAAGTACAAGGAGTCCTTCGACGTGGGCAGTGACATCTTTGCCAAGTTCTCAGCTTACATCAAGAACCCGCGCAAAGAAGCCAATAGCA CTTTTGAGAAGGCCCTGCTGCGGGAGTTCCAGCGGCTGGATGTCTACCTAAACACTCCTCTGCCTGAGGAGATTGACCAGGACAGTGTGGAGGACATCACTGTCTCCAAGAGGAAATTCCTGGACGGAGACCACCTGACGCTGGCTGACTGCAACCTGCTACCCAAACTGCATATCATCAAG ATTGCAGCCAAGAAGTACCGCGACTTCGAGATCCCAGCAGGCATGACAGGGGTCTGGCGGTACCTCAACAACGCCTACGCCTGCGATGAGTTCAGCCACACGTGTCCTGcagatgaggagatagagtacACCTACGCCAGCGTCGCCAGGAAGATGACCTAA
- the LOC128972772 gene encoding chloride intracellular channel protein 2-like isoform X1 translates to MDGRQDNTKEPEIELFVKAGLDGENIGNCPFCQRLFMVLWLKGVKFNVTTVDMTRKPEELKDLAPGTNPPFLLFNKELKTDFIKIEEFLEQTLGPPTYPHLSPKYKESFDVGSDIFAKFSAYIKNPRKEANSTFEKALLREFQRLDVYLNTPLPEEIDQDSVEDITVSKRKFLDGDHLTLADCNLLPKLHIIKIAAKKYRDFEIPAGMTGVWRYLNNAYACDEFSHTCPADEEIEYTYASVARKMT, encoded by the exons aTGGACGGTCGACAGGACAACACCAAGGAGCCCGAGATCGAGCTCTTCGTGAAG GCTGGTCTGGACGGAGAAAACATTGGAAACTGCCCCTTCTGCCAGCGGCTCTTCATGGTGCTGTGGCTCAAAGGGGTCAAGTTCAATGTCACCACAGTGGACATGACCAG GAAACCTGAAGAGTTGAAAGATTTAGCTCCAGGCACCAACCCACCTTTCTTGCTGTTCAACAAAGAGCTGAAAACAGACTTCATTAAGATTGAGGAGTTCCTGGAGCAGACCCTGGGCCCACCCAC GTATCCACACCTGAGCCCTAAGTACAAGGAGTCCTTCGACGTGGGCAGTGACATCTTTGCCAAGTTCTCAGCTTACATCAAGAACCCGCGCAAAGAAGCCAATAGCA CTTTTGAGAAGGCCCTGCTGCGGGAGTTCCAGCGGCTGGATGTCTACCTAAACACTCCTCTGCCTGAGGAGATTGACCAGGACAGTGTGGAGGACATCACTGTCTCCAAGAGGAAATTCCTGGACGGAGACCACCTGACGCTGGCTGACTGCAACCTGCTACCCAAACTGCATATCATCAAG ATTGCAGCCAAGAAGTACCGCGACTTCGAGATCCCAGCAGGCATGACAGGGGTCTGGCGGTACCTCAACAACGCCTACGCCTGCGATGAGTTCAGCCACACGTGTCCTGcagatgaggagatagagtacACCTACGCCAGCGTCGCCAGGAAGATGACCTAA
- the LOC128972772 gene encoding chloride intracellular channel protein 2-like isoform X3 has translation MDGRQDNTKEPEIELFVKAGLDGENIGNCPFCQRLFMVLWLKGVKFNVTTVDMTRYPHLSPKYKESFDVGSDIFAKFSAYIKNPRKEANSTFEKALLREFQRLDVYLNTPLPEEIDQDSVEDITVSKRKFLDGDHLTLADCNLLPKLHIIKIAAKKYRDFEIPAGMTGVWRYLNNAYACDEFSHTCPADEEIEYTYASVARKMT, from the exons aTGGACGGTCGACAGGACAACACCAAGGAGCCCGAGATCGAGCTCTTCGTGAAG GCTGGTCTGGACGGAGAAAACATTGGAAACTGCCCCTTCTGCCAGCGGCTCTTCATGGTGCTGTGGCTCAAAGGGGTCAAGTTCAATGTCACCACAGTGGACATGACCAG GTATCCACACCTGAGCCCTAAGTACAAGGAGTCCTTCGACGTGGGCAGTGACATCTTTGCCAAGTTCTCAGCTTACATCAAGAACCCGCGCAAAGAAGCCAATAGCA CTTTTGAGAAGGCCCTGCTGCGGGAGTTCCAGCGGCTGGATGTCTACCTAAACACTCCTCTGCCTGAGGAGATTGACCAGGACAGTGTGGAGGACATCACTGTCTCCAAGAGGAAATTCCTGGACGGAGACCACCTGACGCTGGCTGACTGCAACCTGCTACCCAAACTGCATATCATCAAG ATTGCAGCCAAGAAGTACCGCGACTTCGAGATCCCAGCAGGCATGACAGGGGTCTGGCGGTACCTCAACAACGCCTACGCCTGCGATGAGTTCAGCCACACGTGTCCTGcagatgaggagatagagtacACCTACGCCAGCGTCGCCAGGAAGATGACCTAA
- the LOC128972700 gene encoding protein eva-1 homolog C-like has product MAGPVGPAAAMVLLSLAMGLEASPELSGYLRKVLRNHTAHTCDGEQLLIICPRKTTISILGAFYGRRVPSPNLCPSPGNASQENIECTSTTAYLKLLAECQDQQWCQFSVHSQVFGPDPCPGTHKYLITSYKCRPGNHRVKTVCENDKLKLQCRPKSVLAIYSANYGRFLRGKPECDALNTGGPHIECLAPDALRRVSKKCHRKVNCTVAADQATFGDPCLPGTKKQLRVSYTCVPKQLLEEVGSDSSDPFLLSDYMHGGWYKGPRFSKLREDQMIFTSSLAAFAHLWGVPEKVGLYFLCGVSGGLMLLLCIISPKTTFLQEVGEALKDPELGSSSELSRTKLRDEQDEDLPDDSSSDSSFRHLTRTYRATDSIFSPELTAAMEGAVEHHGRGGEEIWMPKESSPYAIHKIKSATK; this is encoded by the exons ATGGCCGGGCCAgtggggccagcagcagccatggtcCTCCTCAGCCTGGCCATGGGGCTGGAGGCCAGCCCGGAGCTCTCTG GGTACCTGCGCAAGGTGCTGAGGAATCACACTGCCCACACCTGCGACGGGGAGCAGCTCCTCATCATCTGCCCTCGCAAGACCACCATCAGCATCCTTGGTGCCTTCTACGGGCGTCGTGTGCCCAGCCCCAacctctgccccagccctggcaatGCCTCCCAAGAGAACATCGAGTGCACGTCTACTACTGCCTACCTG AAGCTGCTGGCTGAATGCCAGGaccagcagtggtgccagttCTCAGTGCACAGCCAAGTCTTTGGGCCGGacccatgcccagggacacacaAGTACCTCATCACTTCCTACAAATGCCGGCCAG GGAACCACCGGGTCAAGACCGTGTGTGAGAATGACAAGCTGAAGCTGCAGTGCCGACCAAAGTCTGTCCTGGCCATTTATTCTGCAAATTATGGACGATTCCTGCGGGGCAAACCAGAATGCGATGCCCTGAACACCGGGGGACCCCATATAG AGTGTTTGGCTCCAGATGCCCTCCGGAGGGTCTCCAAGAAGTGCCACCGTAAGGTGAACTGCACAGTGGCTGCTGACCAGGCCACCTTTGGGGACCCGTGCCTCCCTGGCACAAAGAAACAGCTGCGAGTCTCCTACACCTGCG TGcccaagcagctgctggaggaggtgggCTCTGACTCCTCGGACCCCTTCCTGCTCTCGGACTACATGCATG GTGGCTGGTACAAAGGGCCCAGGTTCTCCAAGCTCCGGGAAGACCAGATGATTTTTACTAGCTCTCTGGCAGCTTTTGCCCATCTCTGGG GTGTCCCAGAGAAAGTTGGCCTCTACTTTCTTTGCGGGGTCTCAGGAGGCCTCATGCTCCTGCTGTGCATCATCAGCCCCAAAACAACCTTCCTCCAGGAGGTGGGAGAGGCTCTCAAAGACCCAGAGCTGGGGAGTAGCTCAGAGCTGAGTAGGACCAAGCTGCGAGACGAGCAGGATGAAGACCTTCCTGATGACAGCTCCTCAGACTCCTCCTTCCGCCACCTCACCCGCACTTACCGGGCCACAGACAGCATCTTCAGCCCTGAGCTGACAGCAGCCATGGAGGGAGCGGTGGAGCACCACGGCCGCGGAGGGGAGGAGATCTGGATGCCCAAGGAGTCAAGTCCCTATGCCATTCACAAGATCAAATCAGCCACCAAATAA